The nucleotide window TCTTCGAGTTCAAGTTCCCAAAATAATAGTTTTTTATACAGTTCTACCCAGTCTTCATAAGAGTTGACCATTGCTAGTTCCATAGTTATTTTTCGAAATTCTTTTTGATAATCCAAAGTTGTTTTTTGGGAAATCAATCGTGAATTATCTAGGTTTTTTTTCAAACTCAACAAAATTTGATTTGGATTTACAGGTTTGATAAGATAATCGGCTATTTTAGAACCAATGGCTTCTTCCATGATATATTCTTCTTCGCTTTTTGTAATCATAATCATAGGAACCGAAGATTTTTTCTCTTTCATTTCAGATAAAGTATCCAAACCGCTCATTCCAGGCATATTTTCATCAAGAAAAACAATATCAAAATTGTTTTCATCAAAAATATCAATAGCATCACGACCGTTATTGCAAGTAGTAACGCTGTAATTTTTTTTCTCCAGAAATAAAATGTGTGGTTTGAGTAAATCGATTTCGTCATCAACCCAAAGTATTTTTATTTTATCCATTTCAGTTTGTTTTTTGTGCAATTTACTTTTATAGAACTCAAATAATATTAAAAATAGTATAAAATTCATTAAAAAAAAATTGTATCCGGTCTTAATTGCTATTATTGTCGGTTGAAATTAATGTTCGATTTGTCTTTAAATAGTATTTTTGCCAAAACAAAAAAAAAGTACTATGTTATTTCTTTTACTGAGTGTGATTTGCAGTGTGACGGTGGGAGTTATTTTTAAAATTGCCCGAATTTATGGAACGTCTTCGATGCAAATTGTTGGGTATAATTATTTGTTTGCCTTGATGTTGTGTTATCTATTCTTTAGTCCGGATTTAAAGGCTTTAGATGTTTCTTCACCGTGGGAAGTGCTAATTCCTTTAGGTATTTTGCTACCTGTAGTGTTTCTTCTTCTGGCTGCTTCCATTAAACATATGGGAATTGCAAAAACCGATGTTGCTCAACGATTATCGCTTATTATTTCCATTTTGGGCGCATGGTTGTTTTTTGGAGAGCAATTTAGCGGTCTAAAATTAACCGCGCTTTTGTTTGGATTTCCGGCAATAATACTCATTTTGGACAAACCTGTTGGTAATAAAGAAAATAAATGGATTTATCCGGCTCTTGTGTTGGTTGGTTTTGGAGTGATTGATATTCTTTTTAAGCAAATTGCCTTGACTTCGGTGCTTCCTTTTACAACTTCATTATTTGTTCTTTTTTTAATTTCATTTTTTATAATGATATTTTTCAATGGCTATGAAATGCTTTCCCGAAAAGTCAAAATGGGTTTCAAAAGTATCATTTTCGGAGGATTGGTTGGGATTTTTAATTTCGGCAATATATTGTTTTACCTCAAGGCGCATCAGGTATTTGCCCAAAATCCATCTACCGTTTTTGCGGGAATGAATATGGGAGTTATCATGATTGGAAGTCTTGTTGGGGTTTTTGTTTTCAAGGAGAAAGTGACAAAACTGAATATAATTGGTCTTTTGCTGGCTTTGTTAGCAGTCGTTTTTATTGTGGCTTCACAGCTGAATTAGTTTGGTTTTTTGGAACAAAACATTTGGTAGGGTTTGGTTTTAAATTAAAAACCGGTATGAGAATTACGTAAAGATTGTAAATAAAAATTCGTGAATTTGTGGCGAAAATGTAATTTTTTTCATTCCGCATTTTTATTATATATTTGACGAATGTAATTAATCCCTGTTCTTTCTCGGTTTTATTGTTTAAACAAAAAAATAATAGGCATAATTACAAAGAATATCTAAAAATAATTTTAACAGAATATGAAATGAGCATTAACATAAATTGGTTGTTACACCAATGTTTATATGCGAATTACATGTGACCAATAAAAAAAATAATATAATTAACACATGAAATTACTAGAAGGAAAAGTAGCCATTATTACTGGCGCAAGTCGTGGAATTGGAAAAGGAATTGCTGAAGTTTTTGCAAAAAACGGTGCAAATGTTGCCTTTACTTATAGTTCATCAGTAGAATCTGCTCAGGCTTTGGAAAACGAACTAAATGCTTTGGGTATAAAAGCCAAAGGATATCAATCAAATGCTGCTGATTTTAATGAAGCGCAAAAATTTGTTGATGCTGTTTTGGCCGATTTTGGAACGGTTGACATCTTGATAAACAATGCAGGAATTACCAAAGATAATTTATTGATGCGTATGTCTGAAGCTGATTTTGACCAAGTTAT belongs to Flavobacterium gilvum and includes:
- a CDS encoding EamA family transporter; translation: MLFLLLSVICSVTVGVIFKIARIYGTSSMQIVGYNYLFALMLCYLFFSPDLKALDVSSPWEVLIPLGILLPVVFLLLAASIKHMGIAKTDVAQRLSLIISILGAWLFFGEQFSGLKLTALLFGFPAIILILDKPVGNKENKWIYPALVLVGFGVIDILFKQIALTSVLPFTTSLFVLFLISFFIMIFFNGYEMLSRKVKMGFKSIIFGGLVGIFNFGNILFYLKAHQVFAQNPSTVFAGMNMGVIMIGSLVGVFVFKEKVTKLNIIGLLLALLAVVFIVASQLN